A stretch of the Macaca mulatta isolate MMU2019108-1 chromosome 16, T2T-MMU8v2.0, whole genome shotgun sequence genome encodes the following:
- the KIF18B gene encoding kinesin-like protein KIF18B isoform X5, with amino-acid sequence MSVWSVTTVMAVEDSTLQVVVRVRPPTPRELDGQRRPVVQVVDERVLVFNPEEPDGGLPSLKWGGTHDGPKKKGKDLTFVFDRIFGEAATQQDVFQHTTHSILDSFLQGYNCSVFAYGATGAGKTHTMLGREGDPGIMYLTTVELYRRLEARQQEKCFEVLISYQEVYNEQIHDLLEPKGPLAIREDPDKGVVVQGLSFHQPASAEQLLEMLTRGNRNRTQHPTDANATSSRSHAIFQIFVKQQDRVPGLTQAVQMAKMSLIDLAGSERASSTHAKGERLREGANINRSLLALINVLNALADAKGRKTHVPYRDSKLTRLLKDSLGGNCRTVMIAAISPSSLAYEDTYNTLKYADRAKEIRLSLKSNVTSLDCHISQYATICQQLQAEVAALRKKLQVYEGGGQPPRQYLPRSPKSGPPPQHLPSSPLPPHPPSQPCTPELPAGPRALQEESLGTEAQVERAMEGNSSDQEQSPKDQGEGPAEEVPTQMPEQNPTHALPESPGLTLQPNPVVGHLSAQELERDRSKQLALKVLCLAQRQYSLLQAANLLTPDMITEFETLQQLVQEEKTEPGAEASSTSGLARGAPLTQELCSESIPVQSPLHPEPPGYTGPVTRTMARRLSGPLHMLGIPSGPNYTPAQESRWPMEKKKRRRPSPLEPDSPMAPKRGTKRQRQSFLPCLRRGSLPDAQPLQGPSTPKGERASSPCHSPHFCPTTVIKSRVPLGPSAMQNCSTPLALPTRDLNATFDLSEEPPSKPSFHECIGWDKIPQELSRLDQPFIPRGSMPLFTMKGPKPTSSLPGTSACQKKRIASSSVSRGRSRIARLPSSTLKRPAGPLVLPGDWH; translated from the exons ATGTCAGTGTGGA GTGTCACCACGGTGATGGCAGTGGAGGACAGCACGCTGCAAGTGGTGGTGCGGGTGCGGCCCCCCACCCCTCGGGAGCTGGACGGTCAGCGGCGGCCAGTGGTTCAGGTGGTGGACGAGCGGGTGCTGGTGTTTAACCCTGAGGAGCCCGATGGAGGGCTCCCTAGCCTGAAGTGGGGCGGCACCCATGATGGCCCCAAGAAGAAGGGCAAAGACCTGACGTTTGTCTTTGACCGGATCTTTGGCGAGGCAGCCACCCAACAGGACGTGTTCCAGCACACCACGCACAGCATCCTGGACAGCTTCCTTCAGGGCTACAACTGCTCAG TGTTTGCCTACGGGGCTACCGGGGCTGGGAAGACACACACCATGCTGGGAAGGGAGGGGGACCCCGGCATCATGTACCTGACCACCGTGGAACTGTACAGGCGCCTGGAGGCCCGCCAGCAGGAGAAGTGCTTCGAGGTGCTCATCAGCTACCAGGAG gtGTACAATGAGCAGATCCATGACCTCCTGGAACCCAAGGGGCCCCTTGCCATCCGCGAGGACCCCGACAAGGGGGTGGTGGTGCAAGGACTTTCTTTCCACCAG CCAGCCTCAGCTGAGCAGCTGCTGGAGATGCTGACCAGGGGGAACCGTAACCGCACACAGCACCCCACTGATGCCAACGCGACTTCCTCCCGCTCCCATGCCATCTTCCAG ATCTTTGTGAAGCAGCAGGACAGGGTTCCAGGACTGACCCAGGCTGTCCAGATGGCCAAGATGAGCCTGATTGACCTAGCTGGCTCAGAGCGGGCATCCAGCACCCATGCGAAGGGGGAGCGGCTGCGGGAGGGGGCCAACATCAACCGATCTCTGCTGGCTCTCATCAACGTCCTCAACGCCTTGGCCGACGCAAAG GGCCGCAAGACCCATGTGCCCTACCGGGACAGCAAACTGACCCGCCTGCTCAAAGACTCCCTCGGGGGCAACTGCCGCACAGTGATGATCGCTGCCATCAGCCCCTCCAGCCTGGCCTACGAGGACACATACAACACCCTCAAATATGCTGACCGGGCCAAGGAGATCAGGCTCTCG CTGAAGAGCAACGTGACCAGCCTGGACTGTCACATCAGCCAGTATGCTACCATCTGCCAACAGCTCCAGGCTGAG GTAGCCGCTCTGAGGAAGAAGCTCCAAGTATATGAAGGGGGAGGCCAACCCCCAAGACAGTACCTCCCAAGATCCCCCAAGTCAGGACCACCACCACAACA CCTTCCCAGCTCCCCCTTgccaccccaccctcccagccaGCCCTGCACCCCAGAGCTCCCTGCAGGGCCTAGAGCCCTTCAAGAGGAGAGTCTGGGGACAGAGGCCCAGGTGGAGAGGGCCATGGAAGGGAACTCTTCAGACCAGGAGCAGTCCCCAAAGGACCAGGGTGAAGGCCCAGCTGAGGAG GTTCCAACACAGATGCCAGAGCAGAACCCCACACATGCACTGCCAGAGTCCCCTGGCCTGACCCTGCAGCCCAACCCAGTTGTGGGCCACCTCTCAGCACAGGAACTGGAACGGGATCGTTCTAAACA GTTGGCCCTTAAGGTGCTGTGCCTGGCCCAGCGGCAGTACTCCCTGCTCCAAGCAGCCAACCTCCTGACCCCCGACATGATCACGGAGTTTGAGACCCTACAGCAGCTGGTGCAAGAGGAAAAAACTGAGCCTGGGGCAGAGGCCTCTAGCACTTCTGGCCTGGCCAGGGGGGCACCTCTGACTCAGGAGCTGTGTTCAGAGTCAA TCCCTGTGCAGTCTCCTCTCCACCCAGAGCCTCCAGGATACACTGGCCCTGTGACCCGGACCATGGCGAGGCGACTGAGTGGCCCCCTGCACATGCTGGGGATCCCATCTGGACCTAACTACACACCAGCCCAGGAATCCCGATGGCCcatggagaagaagaagaggaggagaccaAGCCCCTTGGAGCCAGACAGTCCTATGGCCCCAAAGCGGGGCACCAAGCGCCAGCGCCAGTCCTTCCTGCCCTGCCTGAGGAGAGGGTCTCTGCCTGACGCCCAACCTTTACAGGGGCCCAGCACCCCCAAAGGAGAAAGGGCCTCCTCCCCCTGCCATTCCCCTCACTTTTGCCCAACCACAGTCATCAAAAGCCGGGTGCCCCTAGGCCCTTCCGCCATGCAGAACTGCTCCACCCCGCTGGCCCTGCCCACTCGAGACCTCAACGCCACCTTCGATCTCTCCGAGGAGCCTCCCTCAAAGCCCAGTTTCCATGAATGCATTGGCTGGGACAAAATCCCCCAGGAGCTGAGCAGGCTAGACCAGCCCTTCATCCCCAG gGGATCCATGCCCCTATTCACCATGAAGGGTCCCAAGCCAACATCTTCCCTCCCTGGGACCTCTGCCTGCCAGAAGAAGCGCATTGCGAG TTCCTCAGTCTCCCGTGGCCGCAGCCGCATCGCCCGCCTCCCCAGCAGCACTTTGAAGAGGCCAGCTGGGCCCCTTGTACTCCCAGGTGACTGGCACTAG